The Terriglobia bacterium genome contains a region encoding:
- the flhA gene encoding flagellar biosynthesis protein FlhA, whose product MSARGAEGSVLAGTQFILPAAIVCLVGIMVVPLPPLLLDLLISMDVALSMVVLLTSVYVKSPVNFSVFPSVLLLLTVFRLGLNIASTRRILLHGSEGTVAAGHVIQAFGQFVVGGNLVVGLVVFLVILAVQFVVINHGATRISEVAARFTLDAMPGKQMSVDADLNAGLIDEHEARARRKSLADEASFYGSMDGAVRFTQRDAVAALIIVAINLIAGLAIGILQAGMSAVEALKTYSVLTVGDGLVTAIPALLVSVAGGLVTTRADTGRELSAEVAGQVLSNPKPLAVAAGALAVMAIIPGLPTVAFLTMAALLGALSSALRRQEKAASAAQAAGEVAALPPPEEPVEPLLAVDPLTIEVGYDLVDLAGSDGPGGLLDRIRGIRRQIALDLGLVVPPVRVRDNLRLGPDEYQILLRSAEVGRGRLPRGRVLAIDPGDVLETVDGEKTIDPAFGIEAIWIREALADRARASGYTVVDRTSVVATHLAETIRRHGPELLGRQETHKLLDTLGKTAPKLVEELIPERFSLGQVQKVLQALLRERVSIRDLQSIAEAMADCAGQNLDLQLVVAQVRQALSRSLVRPLVEQGAIKVVTLSAEVERDVRELLAPGPEGRPVPPDPRATQSLIHRVANAIREVPSGSQPAVLCASTEVRAVLRRMTEGALPTVPFLSILEIPDGVRVQAVGQVR is encoded by the coding sequence TTGAGCGCGCGGGGTGCCGAGGGCTCGGTCCTCGCGGGGACGCAGTTCATCCTGCCGGCGGCGATCGTCTGCCTGGTCGGCATCATGGTCGTGCCGCTGCCGCCGCTCCTGCTCGACCTGCTCATCAGCATGGACGTCGCGCTGAGCATGGTCGTGCTCCTCACCTCGGTCTACGTGAAGAGCCCGGTGAACTTCTCGGTGTTCCCGTCGGTGCTGCTCCTCCTCACCGTGTTCCGCCTCGGCCTCAACATCGCCTCGACCCGCCGAATCCTCCTGCACGGCTCGGAGGGAACGGTCGCCGCGGGGCACGTGATCCAGGCGTTCGGGCAGTTCGTGGTGGGCGGCAACCTCGTGGTCGGCCTCGTGGTGTTCCTGGTGATCCTCGCGGTGCAGTTCGTGGTGATCAACCACGGCGCCACGCGCATCAGCGAGGTCGCCGCGCGGTTCACCCTGGACGCGATGCCCGGCAAGCAGATGTCCGTCGACGCCGACCTCAACGCCGGCCTGATCGACGAGCACGAGGCGCGGGCGCGCCGCAAGTCGCTGGCGGACGAGGCGTCGTTCTACGGCTCCATGGACGGCGCCGTGCGGTTCACCCAGCGCGACGCGGTGGCCGCGCTGATCATCGTGGCGATCAACCTCATCGCCGGCCTCGCCATCGGGATCCTCCAGGCGGGCATGTCGGCGGTCGAGGCGCTCAAGACCTACTCCGTGCTGACCGTGGGGGACGGCCTGGTCACCGCGATCCCGGCGCTGCTCGTGTCGGTCGCCGGCGGCCTCGTGACCACCCGCGCGGACACGGGACGGGAGCTGAGCGCGGAGGTCGCCGGGCAGGTCCTCTCGAATCCCAAGCCCCTCGCGGTCGCCGCGGGGGCGCTCGCCGTGATGGCGATCATCCCGGGTCTGCCGACGGTGGCGTTCCTGACGATGGCGGCGCTCCTGGGGGCGCTGTCCTCGGCGCTGCGCCGGCAGGAAAAGGCGGCCTCCGCCGCCCAGGCCGCGGGCGAGGTCGCCGCCTTGCCTCCGCCGGAGGAGCCGGTCGAGCCGCTCCTGGCCGTGGACCCGCTCACCATCGAGGTCGGCTACGACCTGGTCGATCTCGCCGGGTCCGACGGCCCGGGCGGATTGCTCGATCGGATCCGCGGGATCCGCAGACAGATCGCCCTCGATCTCGGCCTCGTGGTGCCGCCGGTCCGCGTCCGCGACAACCTGCGACTCGGACCCGACGAATACCAGATCCTGCTGCGCAGCGCGGAGGTGGGCCGCGGCCGGCTCCCGCGGGGACGCGTGCTGGCCATCGATCCCGGCGACGTGCTCGAGACCGTGGACGGCGAGAAGACGATCGATCCGGCGTTCGGCATCGAGGCGATCTGGATCCGCGAGGCGCTCGCCGACCGTGCGCGGGCGTCGGGCTACACCGTCGTGGACCGCACGTCGGTGGTCGCGACCCACTTGGCGGAGACGATCCGGCGTCACGGGCCCGAGCTCCTCGGGCGGCAGGAGACGCACAAGCTGCTGGACACGCTGGGGAAGACCGCGCCCAAGCTCGTGGAGGAGCTGATTCCCGAACGGTTCTCGCTGGGCCAGGTCCAGAAGGTCCTCCAGGCCCTCCTGCGCGAGCGCGTCTCGATCCGCGACCTCCAGTCGATCGCGGAGGCGATGGCGGACTGCGCCGGCCAGAACCTGGACCTGCAGCTCGTGGTGGCCCAGGTCCGGCAGGCGCTCTCGCGGTCCCTCGTCCGGCCTCTGGTGGAACAGGGAGCGATCAAGGTCGTGACGCTGTCCGCCGAGGTGGAGCGGGACGTCCGCGAGCTGCTCGCTCCGGGACCCGAGGGGCGCCCGGTGCCGCCGGACCCGCGCGCGACGCAATCGCTGATCCACCGGGTGGCGAACGCGATCCGCGAGGTGCCCTCGGGCTCGCAGCCCGCGGTGCTCTGCGCCTCGACGGAAGTGCGCGCGGTGCTTCGGCGCATGACCGAGGGAGCGCTTCCGACCGTTCCGTTCCTGTCCATCCTCGAGATCCCCGACGGCGTGCGCGTGCAGGCGGTCGGGCAGGTTCGCTAG
- a CDS encoding EscU/YscU/HrcU family type III secretion system export apparatus switch protein → MPLEDRSQKTEKPTAHRLQKAREKGQVARSAEIPGVLVLAGFLIFCRVAGAAWLDRMEALVVGSLGRLVVPDLTPSSLLDIFRATASSAGSLLLPPLGVLAAAGIAGNVLQGPPPLTLEPLKPKFGRLDPVKNLGRVFSMRQWVEVAKVLVKTALYGAVAFTAARDAILSSPEGAPGAEGTLRVLLRLGGTVVFRVTILAAGLAVLDWLFRRYDHVHSLMMSKKEIRDEYKEMEGDPLIRSRMRSKQLALARSRMMSDVPKATVVVTNPTHFAVALRYEPGETEVPKLLAKGRAKLAERIREIAAAHGIPIVSDPPLARAIYKSVPLGAEIPVALYRAVAEVLALILHRKGRKRSGASASDEARR, encoded by the coding sequence ATGCCGCTCGAGGACCGCTCGCAGAAGACCGAAAAACCGACGGCGCATCGCCTCCAGAAGGCGCGGGAGAAGGGACAGGTCGCGCGAAGCGCCGAGATCCCCGGCGTGCTGGTGCTCGCCGGGTTCCTGATCTTCTGCCGTGTCGCCGGGGCCGCCTGGCTCGACCGGATGGAAGCGCTCGTCGTGGGGTCGCTCGGCCGGCTCGTGGTGCCCGACCTCACCCCCTCGAGCCTGCTCGACATCTTCCGTGCGACCGCCTCGTCGGCGGGCAGCCTCCTCCTCCCGCCCCTCGGCGTGCTCGCCGCCGCCGGGATCGCGGGAAACGTGCTCCAGGGGCCTCCGCCCCTCACCCTGGAGCCGCTCAAGCCGAAATTCGGCCGGCTCGATCCGGTGAAGAACCTCGGACGGGTCTTCTCGATGCGGCAGTGGGTCGAGGTGGCGAAGGTCCTGGTGAAGACCGCCCTCTACGGCGCGGTGGCGTTCACCGCCGCGCGCGACGCGATCCTGTCGTCTCCGGAGGGCGCGCCGGGGGCCGAGGGAACGCTGCGCGTGCTGCTCCGGCTGGGAGGCACCGTCGTGTTCCGCGTGACGATCCTCGCCGCCGGCCTCGCGGTGCTGGACTGGCTGTTCCGCCGATACGACCACGTCCACTCGCTGATGATGAGCAAGAAGGAGATTCGGGACGAGTACAAGGAAATGGAGGGCGACCCGCTGATCCGCTCCCGGATGAGGTCGAAGCAACTGGCGCTCGCGCGCTCCCGGATGATGAGCGACGTGCCCAAGGCCACCGTGGTCGTCACGAACCCGACCCATTTCGCCGTCGCCCTTCGATACGAGCCCGGCGAGACCGAGGTGCCGAAGCTGCTGGCGAAGGGGCGCGCCAAGCTTGCGGAGCGCATCCGCGAGATCGCCGCCGCCCACGGCATTCCCATCGTCAGCGATCCGCCCCTGGCCCGTGCGATCTACAAGTCCGTCCCGCTGGGTGCTGAGATCCCCGTCGCCCTCTACCGCGCGGTGGCCGAGGTGCTCGCCCTGATCCTCCACCGCAAGGGCCGGAAGCGTAGCGGCGCGTCGGCGTCGGACGAGGCCCGGCGTTGA
- a CDS encoding flagellar biosynthetic protein FliR codes for MIEALARLDLGSEVSRFFLVLLRAGGLVVFCPILGADILPTRIRVGLAASLALVMLPLAPSLFAPPSDVVSWTIVAVREMAVGLGLGFAARALFAGIEGAAGLVAGHSGFAIASMVDPLTGDQGAATVLFQNLMATALFLAANLHHVFLAGLRDSYQWLPPALSLPSFAHLDQAVSLLGTRLFTVTVELAAPALVVTFAVDLVLVLVGRALPQIQILTVGYPAKMAAGIVALALLASATGSAISWIGRTFSSDGAALVAALAGR; via the coding sequence ATGATCGAGGCGCTCGCCCGTCTGGACCTCGGCTCGGAGGTCTCGCGCTTCTTCCTGGTGCTGCTGCGCGCCGGCGGTCTCGTGGTGTTCTGCCCGATCCTCGGAGCCGACATCCTGCCCACGAGGATCCGCGTGGGGCTCGCGGCGTCGCTGGCGCTCGTGATGCTGCCGCTCGCGCCCTCCCTGTTCGCCCCGCCGTCGGACGTCGTGTCGTGGACGATCGTCGCGGTGCGCGAGATGGCGGTCGGGCTCGGCCTGGGGTTCGCGGCGCGGGCCCTCTTCGCGGGGATCGAGGGAGCGGCCGGCCTCGTCGCCGGCCACTCGGGGTTCGCCATCGCCTCCATGGTCGACCCGCTCACGGGCGACCAGGGGGCGGCGACCGTCCTCTTCCAGAACCTGATGGCGACCGCGCTGTTCCTCGCGGCCAACCTGCACCACGTGTTCCTCGCCGGGCTCAGGGACTCGTACCAGTGGCTTCCGCCCGCCCTGTCCCTTCCGAGCTTCGCGCACCTCGACCAGGCGGTGAGCCTGCTCGGCACGCGCCTGTTCACCGTGACGGTGGAGCTGGCCGCCCCGGCGCTCGTGGTCACCTTCGCGGTGGACCTGGTCCTCGTGCTGGTGGGGCGCGCGCTGCCCCAGATCCAGATCCTGACCGTCGGCTACCCGGCGAAGATGGCCGCAGGCATCGTGGCGCTCGCCCTCCTGGCCTCGGCCACCGGATCCGCCATCTCCTGGATCGGCCGGACATTCTCGTCCGACGGCGCGGCGCTCGTCGCCGCCCTCGCGGGCAGGTAG
- the fliQ gene encoding flagellar biosynthesis protein FliQ, translating into MSETYVLEISRQALHVALLVAAPMLAASLVVGILISLIQVATSLQDATLTFVPKILSVAAALLLAGNWIIHVLLDFTRQVFTALPAVLG; encoded by the coding sequence GTGAGCGAAACCTACGTCCTCGAGATCAGCCGCCAGGCGCTCCACGTCGCGCTGCTCGTCGCCGCCCCGATGCTGGCCGCGAGCCTCGTGGTGGGGATCCTGATCAGCCTGATCCAGGTGGCCACCTCCCTCCAGGACGCGACGCTGACTTTCGTCCCGAAGATCCTGTCGGTCGCCGCCGCGCTCCTCCTGGCGGGGAACTGGATCATCCACGTCCTGCTGGACTTCACGCGGCAGGTCTTCACGGCCCTGCCCGCGGTGCTGGGATGA